Proteins from a single region of Bombus huntii isolate Logan2020A chromosome 2, iyBomHunt1.1, whole genome shotgun sequence:
- the LOC126877974 gene encoding RING finger and transmembrane domain-containing protein 2 isoform X2: protein MLPKESVMKRFYTQPGISLSTLLNIQRVQTPTEPVPLSSDNYIIDVEDQSMNDVSVHDNHHHHQTTATDNFLNNIREAANEVVGESQNNNSNNVINHNNNNNNNDIEDATAEAVRISPRTRAFFKGLKRYIPFVLILFAKGLYDHRANILNFIVLVVVFNYTNNVVKREIAKQNNKSWLSLLVITCYIIGCIVFIHFEYDTYLFSSYTQSLSIWELLWSVLIKDLVLKLITIIFKVFLTCLPSKLLALRKRGKYFVMVEASSQLSRCVAPIQPWLYYFFESYQGSEKIFGVLLSLLYIVSKGTDLFSCIKLFQTAIWKLFQNVNLGVSPSKEQLIASGGICAICHDQYSMPVRLQCKHIFCETCVLTWLNQEYSCPLCRAIIADDLLYRDGHTSLLVQLY from the exons ATGCTTCCTAAAGAAAGCGTAATGAAAAGGTTCTAtact CAACCAGGCATTTCATTAAGCACATTATTGAACATTCAAAGAGTTCAAACTCCTACAGAGCCTGTACCTCTTTCATCTGATAATTATATCATTGATGTTGAAGATcaatcaatgaatgatgtttCAGTTCATGAtaatcatcatcatcatcaaaCAACTGCAacagacaattttttaaataatatccgTGAGGCTGCTAATGAAGTTGTGGGTGAAAGccaaaataataatagtaataatgttattaatcataataacaataataataacaatgataTAGAAGACGCTACAGCAGAGGCAGTACGAATTAGTCCACGAACACGTGCATTCTTTAAAGGACTTAAAAGATATATTCCTTTTGTTCTTATTCTTTTTGCCAAAGGCCTGTATGATCACAGAGCCAATATATTAAACTTTATAGTATTAGTtgttgtatttaattatactaataacgttgtaaaacgtGAAATTGCAAAACAAAACAATAAAAGTTGGCTATCACTCTTAGTTATTACGTGTTATATTATTGGATGTATAgtttttattcattttgaatATGATACATATCTATTTTCTTCATATACACAATCTCTTAGCATTTGGGAATTACTGTGGTCagttttaataaaagatcTTGTTTTGAAATTGattactattatttttaaagttttTTTAACATGTTTGCCTTCAAAACTTTTGGCTCTTCGAAAAAGG ggaaaatattttgttatggTGGAGGCATCATCTCAACTTTCCCGATGTGTTGCACCTATTCAACCAtggttatattatttttttgaaagtTATCAAGGTTCAGAAAAGATCTTTGGAGTATTACTTTCTTTATTGTATATAGTAAGCAAAGGAACTGATTTATTTTCgtgtataaaattatttcaaactgCTATTTGGAAGCTATTTCAAAATGTG AATTTAGGAGTATCGCCATCGAAAGAGCAATTAATAGCATCCGGTGGAATTTGTGCAATTTGTCACGATCAATATTCAATGCCCGTGAGATTGCAATGTAAGCATATTTTTTGTGAAACATGTGTTTTAACTTGGTTGAATCAAGAATATTCGTGCCCATTATGTCGAGCAATAATCGCAGATGATCTTTTGTATCGAGATGGTCATACAAGCCTTCTTGTTCAGCTGTATTGA
- the LOC126877974 gene encoding RING finger and transmembrane domain-containing protein 2 isoform X1, which translates to MEHSRIFSNNISSTIDEIRPLIENQPGISLSTLLNIQRVQTPTEPVPLSSDNYIIDVEDQSMNDVSVHDNHHHHQTTATDNFLNNIREAANEVVGESQNNNSNNVINHNNNNNNNDIEDATAEAVRISPRTRAFFKGLKRYIPFVLILFAKGLYDHRANILNFIVLVVVFNYTNNVVKREIAKQNNKSWLSLLVITCYIIGCIVFIHFEYDTYLFSSYTQSLSIWELLWSVLIKDLVLKLITIIFKVFLTCLPSKLLALRKRGKYFVMVEASSQLSRCVAPIQPWLYYFFESYQGSEKIFGVLLSLLYIVSKGTDLFSCIKLFQTAIWKLFQNVNLGVSPSKEQLIASGGICAICHDQYSMPVRLQCKHIFCETCVLTWLNQEYSCPLCRAIIADDLLYRDGHTSLLVQLY; encoded by the exons ATGGAACATTCtagaatattttcaaataatatatcttctacTATAGATGAAATTAGGCCCCTTATAGAAAAt CAACCAGGCATTTCATTAAGCACATTATTGAACATTCAAAGAGTTCAAACTCCTACAGAGCCTGTACCTCTTTCATCTGATAATTATATCATTGATGTTGAAGATcaatcaatgaatgatgtttCAGTTCATGAtaatcatcatcatcatcaaaCAACTGCAacagacaattttttaaataatatccgTGAGGCTGCTAATGAAGTTGTGGGTGAAAGccaaaataataatagtaataatgttattaatcataataacaataataataacaatgataTAGAAGACGCTACAGCAGAGGCAGTACGAATTAGTCCACGAACACGTGCATTCTTTAAAGGACTTAAAAGATATATTCCTTTTGTTCTTATTCTTTTTGCCAAAGGCCTGTATGATCACAGAGCCAATATATTAAACTTTATAGTATTAGTtgttgtatttaattatactaataacgttgtaaaacgtGAAATTGCAAAACAAAACAATAAAAGTTGGCTATCACTCTTAGTTATTACGTGTTATATTATTGGATGTATAgtttttattcattttgaatATGATACATATCTATTTTCTTCATATACACAATCTCTTAGCATTTGGGAATTACTGTGGTCagttttaataaaagatcTTGTTTTGAAATTGattactattatttttaaagttttTTTAACATGTTTGCCTTCAAAACTTTTGGCTCTTCGAAAAAGG ggaaaatattttgttatggTGGAGGCATCATCTCAACTTTCCCGATGTGTTGCACCTATTCAACCAtggttatattatttttttgaaagtTATCAAGGTTCAGAAAAGATCTTTGGAGTATTACTTTCTTTATTGTATATAGTAAGCAAAGGAACTGATTTATTTTCgtgtataaaattatttcaaactgCTATTTGGAAGCTATTTCAAAATGTG AATTTAGGAGTATCGCCATCGAAAGAGCAATTAATAGCATCCGGTGGAATTTGTGCAATTTGTCACGATCAATATTCAATGCCCGTGAGATTGCAATGTAAGCATATTTTTTGTGAAACATGTGTTTTAACTTGGTTGAATCAAGAATATTCGTGCCCATTATGTCGAGCAATAATCGCAGATGATCTTTTGTATCGAGATGGTCATACAAGCCTTCTTGTTCAGCTGTATTGA
- the LOC126877948 gene encoding ADP-ribosylation factor-like protein 6-interacting protein 4, with the protein MSNREKGDLRPEQCIKSKDERERKQSMSSQSDDSDSKKKRRNTCSKDKRKKSKHRSSSSSSSSSSVSSHEVKHQNDREKRSDKWDKRYENGVRPYRQNPREGRGYYKGRSGYLDNRKRTFGYRPYKHSGFYDRNRHNNLQYNRYNNERRGNRFLNHNSRRPPYDRSRSRSTMDHDHQRNIKESSEQSRESESKERYVKQTSAEKVESKRKDTDETHIKGKEKKRDEDIQDKADHIRKKSKRKRSLSSSSSSSISSSTDSTSSSSSSNSSSSSCSSSSTDTSEDEKKRKKARRKAKKLKKAMKKRRKKKRMKKKLKKKLKRSKKKTRNTDKPKESVSKDNSQEVSEKSKAMAPMTKEEWEKKQSVIRRVYDEETGRYRLIKGDGEVLEELVSRERHKEINKQATKGDGEYFQARLKASVL; encoded by the exons ATGAGTAATAGAGAAAAAGGTGATTTACGACCAGAACAATGTATAAAATCGAAAgacgaaagagagaggaaacAATCAATGTCTTCTCAGAGTGATGATTCTGATTCTAAGAAAAAAAGACGTAACACGTGCAGTAAGGACAAAAGGAAAAAGTCAAAGCATAGGAGTAGTTCTAGCAGCTCCAGTTCATCTAGTGTTTCCAGTCACGAGGTTAAGCACCAAAATGATAGGGAAAAGAGAAGCGACAAGTGGGATAAAAGATATGAAAATGGTGTTAGACCATATCGACAGAATCCAAGGGAAGGCAGAGGATATTATAAAGGGCGGAGTGGATATTTGGATAATCGTAAACGTACTTTTGGATATCGACCTTATAAACATTCTGGATTTTATGATAGAAATAGACACAATAATTTGCAATATAATAGGTATAATAATGAAAGGAGAGGTAatagatttttaaatcatAACAGTCGAAGACCACCTTATGATAGGTCTAGAAGTAGAAGCACTATGGATCATGATCATCAAAGAAACATAAAGGAGTCTAGTGAACAATCTAGGGAGAGTGAATCGAAGGAAAGATATGTAAAACAAACTAGTGCTGAAAAAGTAGAGTCAAAAAGGAAAGATACAGATGAGACTCATataaagggaaaagaaaagaaaagagatgAAGACATACAAGATAAAGCTGACCATATTCGCAAGAAATCAAAGAGGAAAAGATCTTTGTCATCCTCAAGTTCCTCGAGCATTAGCAGTAGCACTGACAGTACTAGCAGCAGTTCTAGTAGTAACAGTAGCAGCAGTAGTTGTAGTAGTAGCAGTACAGATACTTCTGAGGATGAGAAAAAACGCAAAAAAGCAAGAAGAAAAGCTAAAAAACTAAAGAAGGCTATGAAAAAGCgtaggaagaagaaaaggatgaagaaaaaattgaagaagaaattgaaaagatCTAAGAAAAAAACACGAAATACTGACAAACCCAAAGAAAGTGTTTCTAAAGATAATTCACAAGAAGTATCTGAAAAGTCAAAAGCAATGGCACCAATGACAAAAGAGGAATGGGAAAAAAAGCAGAGTGTAATACGTAGAGTTTATGATGAAGAAACTGGAAGATACAG GTTAATTAAAGGTGATGGAGAAGTCTTAGAAGAACTAGTAAGTAGGGAGCGTCATAAAGAGATAAACAAGCAAGCAACTAAAGGCGATGGAGAGTACTTCCAAGCACGCTTGAAAGCCAGTGTTTTATGA